The window GTTTTAGCAGTGACTTTAGTGAAGATTCAACAGTGTCTTATCCAATAACGAAAGAGGAGAGAGTGAGGATGGGAGACTCTGAGAAAGACCGAGTTAGGGATGTGCAGACTTCATCATCTATACCACCTACCTCAGATAACATCAACCTAGTGCCTGCCTCCAAAGGGCTCAGCAGTACCACCGCCAGCATCTCAGCCTTCCCCTGGGAAGAGTTCATCGCCTCAGCCGAGGGCTCCGGCGAGCAGCTGGCCTCAGTCAGCAGCTCTGTGGACCCAGGGCTTCCCCTTGCTGTGGACACTTTTTCTGGTACAGAGTCTCCATATTTTGATGAAGGCTTTCAAGAAGTAGGTGCCGTGACGGAAGCAGATAAAAGATCCATTGCTTTGCCAACATCAGAAACTGGAAATACTGTCGATCTGACAGAAAATAGGGACATACAGGTAAAAGGCACAACTTCAGTGGACTTTCCCCAAACAATGGAGCCAGCCAAATTATGGTCTAAACAGGAAGTCAATCCTGTAAAACAAGCGACTGAAACTGAAACAGCATCCGAGGACAAAGCTCCAGAGCGAACGACTTTTGACTCTCTCCACAGTTCTCTTGCACCAGAACAAAGAATTTTGGAATCCCAAACACTTCCTGAAGCTAGACTCCAAACTTCAGATTACTCTATGCTAACGACGACGAAGACAACATACAACACTAATGAGGAAATGGGGGAGGAAGGCATGGCCATAGCTCATCGGTCTACTCCACATCCAGGGACAAAAGGCTCAGTATCATATACTCCTCCTCCTGAAGCTACTGGGAAGCCACATTCTTTCCCAGCTACCACTTTAGTGATGGAATCTATACCAGCTAGAAGTGTAATCATGGATACCTCAACCCAAAAGGAAGAAAGTCTACAACTCTTCGAAAAGGTTATGAAACCAACAATTAAAGAGTCAAATACTGATCTCTCATTCTCTGGACTGGGATCGGGGGAAGCCTTGCCCCTTCTACCTACAACATCAGTGAGTTTGACTGAAATGGAGCAGATCCTTAGCACGTTGTATCCTGAGACATCTTACATGGATAGTTTAGGAACAAACATTTTAAGTGATAAAGTGGAAGACGATGAAAGAATAGAAAATGAGACAGATGAAGTTAGAACACTCATTTCCAAAACAGGCAATGTCTCTCAAGATAGTAAGGAAGTGCCCAACACAACTTTGAGTGATGGTGGAACAGAAGGAACTACTACTTCACCTCTGCCTTTCACCAAGCCCATGGACATGGAGCATTCTCCAAATCAGACCCTCAGGTGGGAAGAGGAAATGCAGACACACAGACCACAAACCATGACTGAACAGATCTCTACTGAGAATCCTTCAAcatcagaaactgaagcagcagcGACCTCTTCCACTGTTTTTCTAGATCGAACTTATAGTATCGAAATGACCAAAGCATTTGCTACATCAGCATCAAAACAAGCTAATTTCTTTGATGTAAATTCCGGAGAAGGGTCTGGAGAAGTGGATGCTCTTGATTTAATGTACACCTCTGGACCTACTCAGGCAACCAATCAAGGAGACAGCACGTTTGCTTCTGATGGATTCCTGGAACAGCATCCAGAGGTGTCAAGGAATGAGGCTGGAGCTACTGCTGGACCAACAGCATCAACAATGCCACCACATCACTCAGAGTACAATGAGAATTCCCTGCATTCAACTAGCACATTGCCAAGCACAGTGCTGTATGAGAGTCCCACAGAAGGTATTGTAGGTGGTTTGCAAGACCACATCAGATTTGAAGGTTTTACCTTGAAACCTAACCGAAGAAAACCCACTGAAAACATTATTATAGATCTAGACAAAGAGGATAGTAAGGATTTAGGATTGACAATTACTGAGAGTGCTGTTGTTGAAATTCTACCTGAGCTGACATCAGATAAAAACATTATTATAGACATTGATCACACTAAACCTGTATATGAGTACATCCCTGGAATACAAACAGACCTAGATCCAGAGATGCCATTGGGATCACAGGGCAGTAGTGAAGAAACCCTTCAAGTTCAAGAGAAGTACGAGACAGCTGTTAACCTTTCTACAACCGAGGAAGCTTTTGAGGGCTCTGGTGATGCCCTTTTTGCTGGCTACAGGCAAGCAATGTACAATGAGTCTGTAAGTTCTGAGGATATAAAGCAGCCAGAGCACACAAGCTTTAACTTGGCAACTGGGATCCCAGTTCCCAGCATAGAAACAGAATTAGATACTTTCCTTCCCACAGTGTCAACCCTGCACACCCCTAGTAAGCTAACCACAGTTGGTCTAGAGATTGAAAAACCCAAGATAGAAGCAGTATCTCTGGATGATATATTTGAATCCAGCACCTTGTCGGATGGCCAAGCTATTGCAGACCAAAGTGAAGTAATATCAACACTGGGTCATTTGGAAAGGACACAGGAAGAATATGAAGAGAAGAAATACGGAGGGCCTTCTTTCCAGCCTGAATTCTTTTCAGGAGCAGGGGAGGCATTGACAGGTCCCCCTGCTTATGTAAGTATTGGTAGTACCCACCCTGTGGCTCAGCATTTGACAGAGACCCCTGATGTGACAGGAGGATCTGACTCCGCACCTTACACGGAAGGAACACCTGCAGTTTTCTCTCTGGCAGAGTTCTCACCCCAGACACCACAGTCCCCCTTCCCTGTCTATGTAAACAGTGGAGTCTCCGAATACCCAGAGGTTCCCCACACAAGTGCTCACCTGGGTCCTGGTGCTGTCGTATCACAAAGACCTGTGGACGGTTCTTTTAAGGAAGTCCGTGCTAATATTGAAGCAACCATCAAGCCATCTGGTGAAAAAGATGTACACAGAACTGAGCCTCCGTTCTTGTCTCCTGACCCTACATCAGATATTTCAGAAGATGAAAGTAAGCCTAACTTACTAGAAGAACTGGAAACTGCTCCCACCGAACTAATTGTTGAAGAGGAAGCGGAGACCTCCCAAGATTCCCCAAACAAAGCCAATGATCCAGGAGAAACAATTGGAATGTCCCCCAGTGTCAGAACACTGGAGAGTGGACCGGGCCTTACAGCTGCAGATGACACTGAGTTAGTAGGTGCTGCACCGCGGCCACATCCTACTTCTGCTTCTGTGGCTTTCAGGGTTGAGACAGGTGTGGTACCTCAGCCCATCCCACAGAAGCCTGAGGAGCCCACCTTTCCTTCCTTGGAAATTAATCAGGAAACATACACATCATTCATTGGAGAAGACTCCATGACAGCAGTATCTGAAAAGCAAGTGTCAAAAAGAATTCTTGCTCACAATAACCAGGCAACAGTCAGCACTCTGGATCTGAATACTGCCCATTCCATACCACCATTTTCCATTCTGGACAATTCTAATGAAACTGCTTTCCTGATTGGCATTAATGAAGAGTCCGTGGAAGGCACAGCAGTTTATCTACCAGGTAAGATGTCAACACTGATACATCTGTTTCCAAGGCTTGGATCAGTCCCTTGGTTCTAACCTGTGCATGTATATAAGTTCTGTGTAATGTGAAATTCATAGAGACTTTTATATTGTTCAGGCCAACCAAGCCACAGTAGTGAGTCATAACTTGATGCAATGAATTTAAGTATGGACATTTCTGTACTTTACAGACATACTTTGCATTTTTTCTGCGTCTTACAGACAACATACAGTTTGTAGATAAAGTGAAATAACGGTGTAAAACTCAATGTGTTTTCATATACAGCTGAAATATTGCCTTGTCATGTGTTACAATTATGCATCATAGCTGTAAAACTGTAGGAAGTCAGACTTTCCTTTCAAAGTCCCTTCCCTTTAATAGATGCTATTATAAGCTGTCAGGCCTTTGACATTTGAGAATAGTAACTGTTCTTACAGATGCTTGTGGTTGGTGCGATCAATTACAGTTTGTACTCGAGTGTGATTTCCTTCCTTAGAAAAAACACTTTACACAATTCTAACTTAGCTCTTAGTCATAGTGTATGTTTACATTCTACCTCTTGAGAAATTAATTCCTATTTATACACTGACTATAAAAAAGCATAAATTTGATACTACTTCATATAGACCATTTCATTTAATCTTCACAAAATGCCTTAAAACTCATCCTTTTACATGAGCTCCATGTAAAAGGATAAGACAGAGGTATTCAGAAAGGGTCAGTAATTTGCCCAAGGATACACAGCCACACCACGGCAAAAGTGGGGTTGACAAAACAATCCTACTCTCATGTCCATGGTCTTTTTACTGCCCTTTTACTGGTTTTCAATATAGCACAAAATTAACAACTGATATTTAATAATATGTAAACCAGAAAACTTGGAATATTTGCTTAACAGAAGtgatcttttttaaaatctagcCTAATAATGTTGAAAAGTCATCTTATTGTCTGTTCCTAGAATGTTAATATTTAAGTAGGAATAATAATGAAACCCACAAATAACCACCATCACCTACctagaaagaaagcaaggaaggaagaggtggagggagaagaaacaggatTTTAAGTGTTGTGTTGATTGAAAATAGGTCTCGTATTAAATACTGTATTTGGGTCATGGCTATTAGAATTATTCTTCTAGTCATGTTAATATTAATGTGACAAATGTTACTGTGATTTTACCTTGAGAATCAGAAGAATACATTTATTAGAAGGTTATGATTTTAATAAAAGGCTTATAGTTAGAGTATTTTGTGAATACAATTTATTCAAGGTAGTTGACACTGAGCGTACTTTGGAGaatcactatattaaacatataaTGATATGTGTACCTCAGTGTGTTGTCTGATGTCTATGATGGGACTGAAACCATGTCACAGTGCCACAAGCATGGCTACCACCTAAGTGTCAGTTGGATTCTGTTCAGTAGGTGTGTCATGGACTACAACCTTGTCCCCTAGGCAGAGTTCTTTAGTATGTGGCAAACCAAGACTGTaaggagattttaaaaaatctttggaCATACAAGAGAAAGTATTTTAGAAAAATCAAGGCAGAttttagagaaactgagtaaGCATCCAATTTTTAATATGAATAAATGAACGTGTAGACTCATCATGTTCCTGTAGTTGTCCAGATTTTACGTAATGCTAAGGAAGGTTGAGTTTGAACTTCTCATCTGGGAATGGATTATGTTCTTTCTATAGCCAGTGTTTCATCAGAACTTAGACATCTTTTCATGCGCAGTTATTTCaggatttgggggagggaagATGTTTGAAAACACAGTTGTATACATATAGCATCTGTTTTATTTCAATTGTTTGGTAAAACTTTCGAATTTCAATGGGATCCTTGGACATTTTGAGAACTAAGCAATTCTGAAATAATAttaaatttcataataaaaatacatatatccacactatataacaaaataatatatgtgCTTCAGAGGTATAAAgtatttatatttagaaaatataccTTAACTATTACATTTAACTGAAAATTTATGGTTTGGACTTTTCATTCATCTCCTAGGAGGATTAGTTGTATTAAGAAAATTGTAATAAAATTTGGGTCTTCATTTTGTGAGCATTTTGAATTTGGGGTTGTTTTACACAGTAGAGTTTAATCCATGTGTTGCTTTTCTTCAAGTATAGTTTAAAGGAGTACATTGGAACGTGTTTTTGGAAAAGGCATGTTAATGTAGCAGAAGAAACTTCAGTGCACACTTTCGAAGACAGTTTCAGAGCATTAATTGGTAAAAGGCAATAGTAATTCAAACACTGGTAACAAGCCAATCTGCTAAAAGAATGCATGTTCTGTGTTCCCAGCCATTTCACATGAACTAACATCGTTTAAAAGAATACATTTCCATTcactgtgcacatatgtgtaatcATTTTTAACTAAAATCAATGCCATTATCATGCCAACTAAATCTGCCATAGAATATATTAGTGGACAGATGGGGCATAATGTATTGTTTACAAGTAATAATGATTGAATCCTAGAAATGACTAGATGGAATTTGTAATAATTAGTTGTAATGCCAAGAAACACTCCAGAGTAATGTTAATTTTGTGTGCAGTATCTCTGAACTGCTATGGTAAAGCTTATGCCATGGTAGTAGTAAGTGACATTTTGTGCTAAAATACATCTAAACCCGGGAGGGGAGGCTAATTGTTCTTATCTTCCTGAACGTGATAGGACCTGATCACTGCAAAACGAATCCATGCCTCAATGGAGGCACCTGCTATCCCACGGAGACTTcctatgtgtgcacctgtgtaccTGGGTTCAGCGGAGACCAGTGTGAACTGGGTAAGATGCTCTTGGCTGAAGAGCTAGGGCACTTTTCTAGCAGCTATTGTGGGAGAAAAGGCGCACTGGAGAACCCATCGGCAATTTCAGAGAAACCTGTGTATGCACAAACTGTATGCTAAATGGGTTAATTAAACCCGTTTTTGATGGTTCTGCCAATAAAATCCATACCCACCAAGGCTTCACAAGGCCATCCTGTCTGTTTTGTAAACCTCTGAAGTAACTGAAGCTTCACTAACAGACAAGAGATTCTTTTTTAGTTCCTGGGCTCATTGGATTCGCTAATTAGCAATGGAAACACCTTACtctggatatttttaaaattgttttagggTTTCCAGTTTCAACAAAGAAACATTCATGAAAGAcaatttcagatttaaaaaatggaaattttttttggtgtgtgtaacattgaccaaaataaaacacataatgTACTTATACAAATTACTTTTATAAAATCTGAAAATCTTACTTAGCTGCCATCATGTGTCTTATCTAGCAACCTCTCACTTACTTTTTTGCCTCCTTTGTTcacatttacaattttattttagattttgatGAATGTCATTCTAACCCTTGTCGAAATGGAGCCACGTGTGTGGATGGTTTTAATACATTTAggtgcctctgccttccaagttatGTTGGTGCCCTGTGTGAACAAGGTAAGAGCTATTATAGCATTTTTTGTGTGTAATGAACATTAATGATGTTAATTTTGGGACTTGCTTTATATGCTTTGTATTGGGAAAGTTCATAGGTTACATTAGGGTTCCTTGTATGTGAATAGCCCCAAACATGTAAACTATAGAGTGGACTTGTGTTTGTTTTGCTGATATGCTGTAATCATAATGGGCACACTGAGGTGAATTTAAAGAcatctggtaaaaaaaaaaaaaaaaaagaaatacagttatAAGTATTATTTCTGGGAACACAACGGTCATTTATCATCTCATGACCTATATGTGTATCAGGACTAATGAATTGCCTTATTTTATCCCCATAAGCATTTGAGATTCTGGGGCTTATGTTCATGGTCATCCATATCTAGGGAAGGTCTTAATGCATGGCTATAGTGCATTAGCTGTGGCTCGCCACACACTTTGTGGAAGAGGTTGTACAACTGCTTCCAGGAAGCTATTCTGTTAAAGAAGCACCTAGGTTTTCTGAATGAAAGAAAGGCCCCAAATCTCACAATCCTTGTGATTTGCCCTTTATGGCCAAACTCATAGTGTGTTCCATGTGGTTAGTGGTAATAATGCTTATTTCATCGCTCAGAAACAGACAGCAGGTTCAGCACACTGAGCTTCCGAGTGCCGATTTCCTCTACGGAAAGCCACGCAGTGGTTTGGCTTTGGTAAGAATGCTGCGCGTCAGTCTTCCAttccacaaaacaaaatgaaaatgtccaCTCGGACGCATCAGCCCACTCTCCCATTTTGTGCCATTAATCCAGATGTTCACTACAATGAAAGCAAAAGGAAACCTGTAGTCACATGGACCAAAGTTACTGTTGTAGGAGATGGTAATGGctacattttaaagatgttttttctcttttaaaattgcaCAAAATAAGTCagtttcagggtttttgttttgttttgttttgtttttgtttttccagacaatgtttttctgtgtagctttgcgcctttcctggaactcacttgggagtccaggttggccttgaactcacagagatccatccacctgcctctgcctcccaagtggctaGGACTAAAgtccttcaccaccaccacctggtccaAACTTGTATTCTTAAAGTAAGAGTAAGAAACATATTACCTCATGAACACAAAAAGGGAAGACACTTAAGCACTCCAATGCATTGGAATGATTATTAACTTGCAGTTTCCAGTCTAGGGAGCTActcaaacaaacaataatttGTCTGAATATTTGTTGAGCACTTACTGTTGTCCTGACACTAAAACACTAAAGATAAATTTTCAACCAGGACCAAATTATTGATCTTGGTAAATCAGGGAGAACCGTTGCATGGATGCATCACGGTTTTCCAAGTGCTAACAACTTTGCGTTGTGTTAGGAACTAAGGGAAGACCAGTGATGTATTTAAGGTGGCATACAAGTCACATGATCCTGAGTAGCATGCTTCTAAAGTCCAAGGTTTTCCATCATCTTCCCACTTCTGAAGCAACTCTCAAGGACAGAGATCTCACTTGATGAGCATCTGATGGATTAGGTGGGAACGGAGTCTCTGAAGGGACTCTGGACCTAGTTACCTAGTTACCTCTCCTCTCAGCTTTGAAATGAGACCGATTGCTTCTTTATTACTGGCGCCGCCTAACTTTCAGGAGCCTCTGTTTTCTCTCCAGCAAGCCTAACCTTCCTGTGCTTTATTTGCTTCCGACCGACCGTCTACCCGGCTGTTTACCCAGCACAGCTGCGCTGGTCTCATTCACGTCCCAGGCACAGGAagatctttctctcttcttttcaggTTGCCTAAgaacaaatgttttcttcattaACAGCAGCGCTGTTGTCTGTCAGCTTTCTGTTCAAAGTTCCTATGACTGTGTCATTGTTCTTGACCTTTG is drawn from Peromyscus eremicus chromosome 11, PerEre_H2_v1, whole genome shotgun sequence and contains these coding sequences:
- the Vcan gene encoding versican core protein isoform X1 — translated: MLLNMKSVLWMCSTLLVTHALHKAKTEESPPVKGSLSGKVSLPCHFSTMPTLPPNYNMSEFLRIKWSKMEVDKNGKDLKETTVLVAQDGNIKIGQDYKGRVSVLTHPEDVGDASLTMVKLRASDAGVYRCDVMYGIEDTQDTMSLTVDGVVFHYRAATSRYTLNFAMAQQACLDIGAVIATPEQLFAAYEDGFEQCDAGWLSDQTVRYPIRAPREGCYGDMMGKEGVRTYGFRSPHETYDVYCYVDHLDGDVFHITAPNKFTFEEAEEECENQDARLATVGELQAAWRNGFDQCDYGWLSDASVRHPVTVARAQCGGGLLGVRTLYRFENQTCFPLPDSRFDAYCFKRRMSDMVVNGHPIDSEPKEDEPCSEETDPLHDLFAEILPELPDSFEIDIYHTEEDEEEDEEDCANATDITTTPSVQYINGKQLVTTVPKDPEAAEARRGQYESVAPSHNFSDSSASDTHQFIIAETELSTAMQFNQSEEATELLEITWKPETYSETPEHFSSGEPDLFPTTSSHDGKGTRWAESITESSAHLENPEHQQPKPLPLSPEESSGEGAMDQVSQKTVFSGATEVAFGKEAEQSPTITTSNILSSSVSVNVLEEEPITLTGTPQTDDSLSTVESWVEMTSRQTMEFSGSFPAPIGEGSGEVDEYENKIVAMVTDLPPPGSPPDTLIPLDMSVITITDGHFYSPETSTPLGSELPSTGGRPSQFVIPTGASEWVSGTSFVERTRKEDKEETTKSVPVVEVQSPTQRSNHFLLPPGFESSNGAASSDPAPWESFTPETTPTRAEQEMANSTPAFKETNDWVSLEAQTFKHSSSSQPVIQEVQPTLSGWPPSFSMEQGSGDAGADPESMTASFLLTLESETPVKKELPSTLSPSVEASFPSEPTGLALSTVQDRGVAEVMNQASEETLTSEVPGKPTPQTEGRDFSTAFPLGEGFSSDFSEDSTVSYPITKEERVRMGDSEKDRVRDVQTSSSIPPTSDNINLVPASKGLSSTTASISAFPWEEFIASAEGSGEQLASVSSSVDPGLPLAVDTFSGTESPYFDEGFQEVGAVTEADKRSIALPTSETGNTVDLTENRDIQVKGTTSVDFPQTMEPAKLWSKQEVNPVKQATETETASEDKAPERTTFDSLHSSLAPEQRILESQTLPEARLQTSDYSMLTTTKTTYNTNEEMGEEGMAIAHRSTPHPGTKGSVSYTPPPEATGKPHSFPATTLVMESIPARSVIMDTSTQKEESLQLFEKVMKPTIKESNTDLSFSGLGSGEALPLLPTTSVSLTEMEQILSTLYPETSYMDSLGTNILSDKVEDDERIENETDEVRTLISKTGNVSQDSKEVPNTTLSDGGTEGTTTSPLPFTKPMDMEHSPNQTLRWEEEMQTHRPQTMTEQISTENPSTSETEAAATSSTVFLDRTYSIEMTKAFATSASKQANFFDVNSGEGSGEVDALDLMYTSGPTQATNQGDSTFASDGFLEQHPEVSRNEAGATAGPTASTMPPHHSEYNENSLHSTSTLPSTVLYESPTEGIVGGLQDHIRFEGFTLKPNRRKPTENIIIDLDKEDSKDLGLTITESAVVEILPELTSDKNIIIDIDHTKPVYEYIPGIQTDLDPEMPLGSQGSSEETLQVQEKYETAVNLSTTEEAFEGSGDALFAGYRQAMYNESVSSEDIKQPEHTSFNLATGIPVPSIETELDTFLPTVSTLHTPSKLTTVGLEIEKPKIEAVSLDDIFESSTLSDGQAIADQSEVISTLGHLERTQEEYEEKKYGGPSFQPEFFSGAGEALTGPPAYVSIGSTHPVAQHLTETPDVTGGSDSAPYTEGTPAVFSLAEFSPQTPQSPFPVYVNSGVSEYPEVPHTSAHLGPGAVVSQRPVDGSFKEVRANIEATIKPSGEKDVHRTEPPFLSPDPTSDISEDESKPNLLEELETAPTELIVEEEAETSQDSPNKANDPGETIGMSPSVRTLESGPGLTAADDTELVGAAPRPHPTSASVAFRVETGVVPQPIPQKPEEPTFPSLEINQETYTSFIGEDSMTAVSEKQVSKRILAHNNQATVSTLDLNTAHSIPPFSILDNSNETAFLIGINEESVEGTAVYLPGPDHCKTNPCLNGGTCYPTETSYVCTCVPGFSGDQCELDFDECHSNPCRNGATCVDGFNTFRCLCLPSYVGALCEQDTETCDYGWHKFQGQCYKYFAHRRTWDAAERECRLQGAHLTSILSHEEQMFVNRVGHDYQWIGLNDKMFEHDFRWTDGSALQYENWRPNQPDSFFSSGEDCVVIIWHENGQWNDVPCNYHLTYTCKKGTVACGQPPVVENAKTFGKMKPRYEINSLIRYHCKDGFIQRHLPTIRCLGNGRWAMPKITCMNPSAYQRTYSKKYFKNSSSAKDNSINTSKHEHRWSRTWQESRR